In Rahnella aquatilis CIP 78.65 = ATCC 33071, one DNA window encodes the following:
- a CDS encoding IS110 family transposase yields MNQSPKAFVGVDISKETFDVFINVGNFYQKFTNNQTGHVDFINLLKNYEVAQIVMEATGRYHCVLAANLSVENYPVSVVNPRQVKHFSLSLGNLAKTDKLDAMVLSRFAQVVLPPLTVASDEQTQRLAQMVTRRRQLIDMRTMEKNRLDGVHLDVAELIHHHIEWLNSQIKDLDDDIGRQLRVMPLWQEKAKILSSVKGVGPTTTATLLALLPELGTLSRRKISALVGVCPYSHDSGKLKGKRAIWGGRSAVRAALYMAALVAKKNNKEIKRFYDGLIARGKLKKVALTACIRKLVTILNAMVRDGREWAAN; encoded by the coding sequence ATGAATCAGTCCCCAAAAGCATTTGTCGGCGTCGATATTTCTAAAGAAACCTTCGATGTTTTTATTAACGTTGGCAATTTCTATCAGAAGTTTACTAACAACCAAACTGGCCATGTCGACTTCATTAATTTGCTTAAAAATTATGAGGTTGCACAGATAGTCATGGAGGCTACGGGTCGTTATCACTGTGTGTTAGCCGCAAATTTATCTGTGGAAAACTATCCCGTATCGGTCGTAAACCCACGGCAGGTTAAGCATTTTTCCTTATCGCTCGGGAATCTCGCGAAAACGGACAAACTTGATGCCATGGTGCTGAGTCGCTTTGCACAAGTCGTGTTGCCGCCGCTGACAGTAGCAAGTGATGAGCAGACCCAGCGGCTTGCGCAAATGGTGACAAGACGGCGTCAGTTGATCGATATGCGGACGATGGAAAAAAACCGCCTTGATGGTGTCCATCTTGATGTTGCGGAACTCATTCACCATCACATCGAGTGGCTGAACAGCCAGATAAAAGATCTCGATGATGACATTGGACGACAGTTGCGTGTGATGCCACTGTGGCAGGAGAAAGCAAAAATCCTGAGCAGTGTCAAAGGCGTAGGCCCAACAACGACGGCGACGTTATTAGCACTTTTGCCTGAATTAGGAACACTGAGTCGGAGGAAAATTAGTGCTCTGGTGGGAGTGTGCCCTTATTCACATGACAGCGGAAAGCTCAAAGGGAAGCGAGCTATCTGGGGAGGGCGTTCAGCGGTGCGGGCTGCATTGTATATGGCTGCGCTGGTGGCAAAAAAGAATAATAAGGAAATCAAGAGGTTTTACGACGGTCTCATCGCTCGGGGAAAGTTAAAGAAAGTTGCGCTAACAGCATGCATCCGGAAACTGGTGACAATCCTGAATGCGATGGTGCGAGATGGCCGTGAATGGGC